One region of Limnospira fusiformis SAG 85.79 genomic DNA includes:
- the petC gene encoding cytochrome b6-f complex iron-sulfur subunit, producing the protein MTQISANSDVPSMGRRQFMNLLTFGSATGVALGALYPFVKYFIPPSTGGAGGGVIAKDALGNDVVVSQFVATHNVGDRVLAQGLKGDPTYLVIENDGNLAEYGLNAVCTHLGCVVPWNSSENKFICPCHGSQYDATGKVVRGPAPLSLALVHTEVVDDKVSFIPWTETDFRTNEAPWWA; encoded by the coding sequence ATGACTCAAATTTCTGCTAACTCTGATGTTCCGAGTATGGGACGTCGCCAATTTATGAATCTGCTGACCTTTGGTTCAGCAACCGGGGTGGCCCTAGGTGCGCTGTATCCCTTCGTCAAATATTTTATTCCTCCTTCAACTGGGGGAGCAGGTGGCGGTGTGATCGCCAAAGATGCTTTGGGTAATGATGTAGTAGTCAGCCAATTTGTGGCTACTCATAATGTAGGCGATCGCGTCTTGGCTCAAGGTCTCAAAGGTGATCCTACCTACCTAGTGATTGAAAATGATGGCAACCTGGCTGAATATGGCCTGAATGCGGTATGTACTCACCTGGGTTGTGTGGTTCCCTGGAACAGCAGCGAGAATAAATTTATCTGTCCCTGCCACGGTTCCCAGTATGATGCTACTGGTAAGGTAGTGCGTGGTCCGGCTCCCCTGTCCTTGGCGCTGGTTCACACCGAAGTTGTGGACGACAAAGTAAGTTTCATTCCCTGGACTGAAACCGATTTCCGCACCAATGAAGCTCCCTGGTGGGCTTAA
- the petA gene encoding cytochrome f → MSNTDRFAILRRGIGATLRVLLVAVATAGLFLAGDLVLPQSAAAYPFWAQETAPETPREATGRIVCANCHLAAKPTEVEVPQSVLPDTVFKAVVKIPYDTNVQQVLGDGSKGALNVGAVLMLPEGFKIAPADRIPEEIAEEVGGLYFQPYSADQENVVIVGPIPGDQYQEIVFPVLSPDPATDKSIHFGKYAVYAGGNRGRGQLYPAGNASNNTVYKASVGGTITKITQEEYVGYQVTITTAEGDSVVETVPPGPELIVSEGQPVAAGDSLTNNPNVGGFGQDDTEIVLQSSTRIQGLLAFFALVMLTQILLVLKKKQVEKVQAAEMNF, encoded by the coding sequence ATGTCAAACACTGACCGATTCGCAATTCTGCGTCGTGGTATTGGGGCAACTTTGCGGGTGTTATTAGTTGCAGTGGCAACCGCAGGGCTGTTCCTAGCCGGGGATTTGGTATTACCCCAGAGTGCTGCGGCTTATCCTTTCTGGGCTCAGGAAACTGCCCCAGAAACTCCCAGAGAAGCTACAGGCCGTATTGTTTGTGCTAACTGCCACTTGGCTGCTAAACCTACAGAAGTAGAGGTTCCCCAGTCTGTCTTACCTGATACGGTGTTTAAGGCTGTGGTGAAAATCCCCTATGATACTAATGTACAGCAGGTGTTGGGTGATGGTAGCAAAGGCGCTCTGAATGTGGGAGCGGTGTTGATGCTTCCAGAAGGCTTTAAAATTGCTCCTGCCGATCGCATTCCTGAAGAGATCGCCGAGGAAGTCGGTGGTCTTTACTTCCAACCCTACAGTGCTGATCAAGAAAATGTGGTGATCGTTGGTCCAATTCCTGGCGATCAATACCAAGAAATTGTCTTCCCGGTTCTGTCTCCAGATCCAGCTACTGATAAGTCTATCCACTTTGGTAAATATGCCGTCTACGCTGGCGGAAACCGGGGTCGTGGTCAACTTTACCCGGCGGGTAATGCCAGCAATAACACGGTTTATAAAGCCTCTGTGGGTGGAACTATCACCAAAATTACTCAGGAAGAATATGTTGGCTACCAGGTAACTATCACTACTGCTGAGGGTGATTCTGTGGTGGAAACTGTGCCTCCTGGTCCTGAGTTGATTGTTTCTGAGGGTCAACCTGTGGCGGCTGGTGATTCATTAACCAATAATCCTAATGTGGGTGGCTTTGGTCAAGATGATACTGAAATCGTACTCCAAAGTTCGACTCGGATTCAAGGTCTGCTGGCATTTTTTGCCCTGGTGATGCTAACTCAGATTCTGTTAGTTCTCAAGAAAAAACAAGTGGAAAAAGTCCAAGCGGCTGAGATGAATTTCTAA
- a CDS encoding alpha/beta fold hydrolase encodes MAIATETIKAGKFDWFYREINREVTDKPPILFLHGLISQSYSWSVIMEEVGEKGYRAIAPDWLGSGFSEKPEKRDFPYTPDAYIQGLEEFLTTLKLTKFYLVVQGFLGSVGLQYALRHPEQIERLLVLNTPVSTEAKLPWKIKQMSLPFVGDMMTQDPLLVDRTLEGGSGYVIEDKDLDVYRRPFLKSSSTGRALMATIKNLQLKEAMEEIVSGFPKWDHPTEIVWGTADPWLDLSMAESLVEKIPGAVLVKLDKAGHYPQDHWPQEIAESLLLFLRKKAL; translated from the coding sequence GTGGCGATCGCAACGGAAACAATTAAAGCGGGAAAATTCGACTGGTTTTATCGGGAAATTAACCGGGAAGTGACAGATAAACCGCCTATCTTATTTTTACATGGGTTAATTTCTCAAAGTTACAGTTGGAGTGTAATTATGGAGGAAGTAGGCGAGAAGGGATACCGAGCGATCGCACCCGACTGGCTGGGTTCTGGATTTTCCGAGAAACCCGAAAAACGAGATTTCCCCTATACTCCAGATGCGTATATTCAAGGATTAGAAGAGTTTTTAACTACCCTAAAATTAACTAAGTTTTATTTGGTTGTTCAAGGTTTCTTAGGTTCCGTGGGGTTACAGTATGCCCTGCGACACCCAGAACAAATTGAACGGCTGTTAGTATTAAATACCCCTGTCTCTACCGAGGCAAAATTACCCTGGAAAATCAAACAGATGTCATTGCCTTTTGTCGGGGATATGATGACTCAAGACCCGTTATTAGTCGATCGCACTCTGGAGGGAGGAAGCGGTTATGTGATTGAAGATAAAGATCTCGATGTCTATCGCCGTCCGTTTCTCAAGTCTTCCTCTACCGGGCGGGCGCTCATGGCAACCATTAAGAATCTACAATTAAAGGAGGCTATGGAAGAAATTGTCTCCGGCTTCCCCAAATGGGATCATCCCACCGAGATTGTCTGGGGGACTGCTGACCCTTGGCTAGATCTGTCTATGGCTGAAAGTTTGGTCGAGAAGATTCCTGGGGCAGTATTGGTTAAACTAGATAAGGCTGGACATTATCCCCAAGACCATTGGCCCCAAGAAATCGCGGAATCCCTACTGCTATTCCTGCGAAAAAAAGCACTTTGA
- a CDS encoding RuBisCO accumulation factor 1, whose translation MTETSPNPKFTPPVVESNVDQQALIKQLRRKEGSWVEWGQACATLQKCGKNSQEIFEDTGFEPVQQNQVIVASQVYHSMVKGEASEKVRSHFWQKGSDILYELRILTQPLRVAAAGLILEYNLDADEARNIARALKDFSLSGGMPEGFSTDAGDMVAYYFAKLARQQKDIQERSRLIAKGLKFVKSTAARSQLEQLLTDFTVSYPKTAPRLPVYRLEESEELPCIVPVAGRFPLNKEDWQAVPLCEAIEPFGIIKFNGGGAWLALPGWQVVRNSEDPVVILCQSDQLPTPLPGQVEEVVAVIDRAGRTWQADSYFLVEIEGQLELQWFEDQPETPLLGRVILILRPKRIVDENQMTDIWQIEE comes from the coding sequence ATGACTGAAACATCCCCGAATCCGAAATTTACACCCCCAGTGGTCGAAAGTAATGTAGACCAACAAGCCTTGATTAAGCAACTTAGACGCAAAGAAGGGAGTTGGGTTGAGTGGGGTCAGGCCTGTGCTACTCTGCAAAAGTGCGGTAAAAATTCCCAGGAGATTTTTGAGGATACTGGTTTTGAACCTGTGCAACAAAATCAGGTAATTGTCGCTTCTCAGGTTTACCACTCCATGGTTAAGGGGGAAGCCTCCGAGAAGGTGCGATCGCATTTTTGGCAAAAAGGCAGCGATATCCTTTATGAACTTCGTATCCTCACCCAACCCCTGCGGGTGGCGGCGGCGGGGTTGATTCTCGAGTACAATTTAGATGCCGATGAAGCCCGAAATATCGCTAGGGCGCTGAAAGATTTTTCCCTGAGCGGGGGTATGCCGGAAGGATTTTCTACCGATGCCGGGGATATGGTAGCCTATTATTTCGCCAAATTGGCTCGCCAACAAAAGGATATCCAGGAGCGATCGCGCCTGATTGCTAAGGGTCTAAAATTTGTCAAATCTACGGCGGCTAGAAGCCAGCTAGAACAGCTTTTAACTGATTTTACGGTTTCATATCCCAAAACTGCCCCTCGCCTGCCAGTGTATCGTTTAGAGGAGTCTGAGGAACTTCCTTGTATTGTACCTGTGGCGGGGAGGTTTCCCCTCAACAAGGAGGATTGGCAAGCTGTTCCCCTGTGTGAGGCGATCGAACCTTTTGGAATCATCAAATTTAATGGAGGAGGTGCTTGGCTGGCTTTACCAGGTTGGCAGGTAGTCCGAAATTCTGAAGACCCAGTGGTGATTTTATGTCAAAGCGACCAGCTTCCTACTCCTCTCCCTGGTCAGGTTGAGGAAGTAGTTGCAGTTATTGATCGCGCAGGTAGAACATGGCAAGCAGACAGTTATTTTCTAGTGGAGATTGAGGGTCAACTAGAATTGCAATGGTTTGAGGACCAACCCGAAACGCCTCTGCTAGGCAGGGTGATTCTGATTTTGCGCCCAAAACGGATTGTCGATGAAAATCAGATGACCGATATTTGGCAAATTGAGGAATAG
- a CDS encoding IS630 family transposase — translation MPAPYSYDLRQKVINAIELDGMSKTKASQVFHVSRNTINLWLQRKEHTGDFLPKPNRPPGHSHQITDWHKFKAFAQEHGHKTSAQMAELWDDDISPRTISRALKKIGFTRKKTYGYQERWKQQREEFMAQIEQMEPQEVVYLDEAGMNSQDSDYPYGYCEEGKRFHALKSGKRQGRVSYIAAWCYQQLLAPFTFEGCCNRTVFELWLELILIPTLKPGQTLVLDNATFHKGGRIAELVEAAPCRLLYLPPYSPDLNKIEKCCSWLKARIRHCIEQFDSLHDAMDSVLKAAS, via the coding sequence ATGCCAGCCCCCTACAGTTACGACCTTAGACAAAAAGTTATCAATGCAATTGAACTAGACGGTATGTCCAAAACCAAAGCCAGTCAAGTTTTCCATGTCAGCCGGAACACCATCAATCTCTGGCTGCAAAGAAAAGAACACACCGGCGACTTCCTCCCTAAACCTAATCGCCCACCTGGTCATAGCCACCAAATTACCGACTGGCACAAATTCAAGGCTTTTGCCCAAGAGCATGGCCACAAAACCTCCGCTCAAATGGCTGAACTTTGGGATGACGACATCTCTCCTCGCACCATATCCAGAGCCTTGAAGAAAATTGGCTTCACCAGAAAAAAAACTTACGGCTACCAAGAACGTTGGAAGCAACAGCGAGAGGAGTTTATGGCTCAGATTGAACAGATGGAGCCACAAGAAGTGGTCTACCTCGATGAAGCCGGCATGAATAGTCAGGACTCGGATTACCCTTATGGTTACTGCGAGGAAGGAAAACGCTTCCATGCCCTCAAATCAGGGAAGAGGCAGGGCAGGGTGAGCTATATAGCCGCATGGTGTTATCAACAACTCTTAGCTCCCTTTACCTTTGAGGGTTGTTGTAATCGGACAGTGTTTGAGTTGTGGTTGGAGTTGATCTTAATTCCAACATTGAAGCCAGGTCAGACTCTAGTATTGGACAATGCAACGTTTCATAAAGGGGGGCGGATTGCTGAACTGGTGGAGGCAGCTCCATGCCGTTTACTCTATCTTCCGCCTTATTCGCCAGACCTCAACAAGATAGAGAAATGTTGTTCGTGGTTGAAAGCCCGCATTCGCCATTGTATTGAGCAGTTTGATTCTCTCCATGATGCCATGGATTCTGTTCTCAAGGCTGCGTCCTAA
- a CDS encoding lysine N(6)-hydroxylase/L-ornithine N(5)-oxygenase family protein: protein MVEREVTFPNSNSKPCLRVSQHTAPDVDTLLSVGTGLQPPAL from the coding sequence ATGGTCGAAAGAGAAGTCACCTTCCCCAACTCCAATTCCAAACCGTGCTTGCGAGTTTCCCAGCACACGGCTCCTGATGTAGATACCCTATTGTCAGTAGGAACAGGGCTACAACCCCCCGCTTTGTAA
- a CDS encoding IS1634 family transposase, whose translation MVAVASGNEQDTQQFAEVLKAFGDQWTSDGIVVMDAAFYTAANLAADGDHGVAITASLTLKATQELVHSDVTRLTEVPCNSKDYRMWEIEQTYAGVRQRWRLVESQTRKANADLWQPELEKLEHRLNRQLKKLTQRVFACKPDALEALMQFQDGLEVHQLTQVSLETVRAKRPPGRPAKSAEPTPVQGYRLQATLQQTATAEDRFSRQRSRFILATNQLEQSLWPAQTCLSEYKGQQTVERGFRFLKDPLFFASSVFVKKPQRVEALALIMALTLMVYTLAERQLRQALDAQKQTVRDQRQQPTAKPTFRWIMQKFQGIHWVNLDGQRQISNLNDERRLIIHLFGPPVERYYYASG comes from the coding sequence ATGGTTGCAGTTGCCAGTGGCAATGAACAGGACACTCAGCAGTTTGCAGAGGTGCTCAAGGCGTTTGGTGACCAATGGACTAGCGACGGTATCGTTGTGATGGATGCCGCCTTTTACACAGCAGCCAATCTCGCAGCAGATGGAGACCACGGGGTGGCTATCACGGCGTCGCTGACCCTAAAAGCTACTCAAGAGCTGGTGCACAGCGATGTCACCCGACTGACTGAAGTCCCCTGCAACTCCAAGGATTACCGGATGTGGGAGATTGAGCAGACCTATGCCGGAGTGCGCCAGCGCTGGCGCCTCGTCGAAAGCCAAACCCGCAAAGCCAATGCCGACCTCTGGCAACCCGAATTAGAGAAGCTCGAACACCGCCTCAACCGCCAATTGAAAAAGCTGACCCAGCGGGTCTTTGCTTGCAAACCCGATGCCCTCGAGGCCTTGATGCAGTTTCAAGATGGACTCGAGGTGCATCAGCTCACTCAGGTCTCCCTGGAGACGGTGCGGGCCAAGCGACCCCCCGGTCGTCCCGCCAAATCCGCCGAACCCACCCCAGTTCAGGGCTATCGGCTCCAGGCCACGTTACAGCAGACCGCCACGGCGGAAGACCGCTTTAGCCGTCAGCGTAGTCGCTTTATTCTAGCCACCAATCAACTGGAGCAATCCCTCTGGCCGGCTCAGACCTGCTTGAGCGAATATAAAGGGCAACAGACCGTCGAGAGAGGCTTTCGCTTCCTCAAAGACCCCCTCTTCTTTGCCAGTAGCGTCTTTGTCAAAAAGCCGCAGCGGGTCGAGGCCTTAGCTCTCATCATGGCCCTAACCCTTATGGTGTATACCCTCGCCGAACGCCAACTGCGACAGGCGCTAGATGCTCAGAAGCAAACGGTGCGCGACCAACGCCAACAACCCACCGCTAAACCGACCTTTCGCTGGATTATGCAGAAGTTTCAAGGAATCCACTGGGTTAATCTCGATGGGCAAAGGCAGATTAGCAATCTCAATGATGAACGGCGATTGATTATTCACCTCTTCGGTCCACCCGTTGAGCGCTATTACTACGCATCCGGTTAA
- a CDS encoding IS1634 family transposase: MQIKNLDHLGLVAGVIDELGLVELTDKRIEPHSLEHVSAGQVVKAMILNALGFLSAPLYLFSEFFESKAVSHLLGEGVEARHLNDDRLGRVLDELYAEGTTSFFLQVALQAVERFGIDIQQRHLDATSISVEGKYQRCSKGKSEVGLESAPPVRHQQNPAQFGCVEAIPETIVQI; encoded by the coding sequence ATGCAGATTAAAAATTTAGACCATCTGGGTTTAGTGGCTGGAGTGATTGACGAACTTGGCCTGGTCGAGTTGACGGATAAGCGGATTGAACCTCATAGCTTGGAGCATGTGAGTGCCGGACAAGTGGTTAAAGCCATGATTTTGAACGCCCTAGGCTTTCTCAGTGCACCGTTGTATTTATTCAGCGAGTTTTTTGAGAGTAAAGCGGTGTCTCATCTGCTCGGGGAAGGGGTAGAGGCTCGTCACTTGAATGACGACCGCTTAGGTCGAGTGTTGGATGAACTCTACGCAGAAGGGACGACATCATTTTTTCTCCAGGTGGCGCTCCAGGCTGTGGAACGATTTGGAATTGATATTCAACAGCGTCATCTCGATGCCACCTCGATCTCAGTAGAAGGGAAGTATCAGCGGTGCTCGAAGGGGAAATCCGAGGTAGGACTTGAGTCAGCTCCCCCGGTGAGACATCAGCAGAACCCAGCCCAATTCGGCTGTGTCGAGGCTATTCCCGAGACCATCGTCCAGATTTGA
- a CDS encoding IS630 family transposase, whose protein sequence is MPAPYSYDLRQKVIDAIELDGMPKTEASQVFHVSRNTINLWLQRKAQTGDFLPKPHHRPGNNHKITDWQKFKAFAQEHGHKTSAQMAELWDDDISPRTISRALKKIGFTRKKTYGYQERWKQQREEFMAQIEQMEPEEVVYLDEAGMNSQDSDYPYGYCEEGKRFHALKSGKRQGRVSYIAPWCDQQLLAPFSFEGCCNRTVFELWLEFILIPALKPGQTLVLDNATFHKGGRIAELVEAAQCRLLYLPPYSPDLNKIEKCWSWLKARIRHGIEQFDSLHDAMDSVLEFAS, encoded by the coding sequence ATGCCAGCCCCCTATAGTTACGACCTCAGACAAAAAGTTATTGATGCCATTGAACTAGACGGTATGCCCAAAACAGAAGCCAGTCAAGTTTTCCATGTCAGCAGGAACACCATTAATCTCTGGCTGCAAAGAAAAGCACAGACCGGAGACTTCCTCCCTAAACCTCATCACCGACCTGGCAATAACCACAAAATTACCGACTGGCAGAAATTCAAGGCTTTTGCCCAAGAGCATGGCCACAAAACCTCCGCTCAAATGGCTGAACTTTGGGATGACGACATCTCTCCTCGCACCATATCCAGAGCCTTGAAGAAAATTGGCTTCACCAGAAAAAAAACTTACGGCTACCAAGAACGTTGGAAGCAACAGCGAGAGGAGTTTATGGCTCAGATTGAACAGATGGAGCCGGAAGAAGTGGTCTACCTCGATGAAGCTGGCATGAATAGTCAAGACTCGGATTATCCTTATGGTTACTGCGAGGAAGGAAAACGCTTCCATGCCCTCAAATCAGGGAAGAGGCAGGGCAGGGTGAGCTATATTGCCCCATGGTGTGATCAACAACTCTTAGCCCCCTTTAGCTTTGAGGGTTGTTGTAATCGGACAGTGTTTGAGTTGTGGTTGGAGTTCATCTTAATTCCAGCACTGAAGCCAGGTCAGACTCTAGTGCTAGACAATGCAACGTTTCATAAAGGGGGGCGGATTGCTGAACTGGTGGAGGCAGCTCAATGCCGTTTACTCTATCTTCCGCCTTATTCGCCAGACCTCAACAAGATAGAGAAATGTTGGTCGTGGCTGAAAGCCCGTATTCGCCACGGTATTGAGCAGTTTGATTCTCTCCATGATGCCATGGATTCCGTTCTCGAATTTGCATCCTAA
- a CDS encoding IS630-like element ISAtsp1 family transposase, with protein MPAPYSYDLRQKVIDAIELDGMPKTEASQVFHVSRNTINLWLQRKAQTGDFLPKPHHRPGNNHKITDWQKFKAFAQEHGHKTSAQMAELWDDDISPRTISRALKKIGFTRKKTYGYQERWKQQREEFMAQIEQMEPEEVVYLDEAGMNSQDSDYPYGYCEEGKRFHALKSGKRQGRVSMIAAWCHQQLLAPFSFEGCCNRTVFELWLEFILIPTLKPGQTLVLDNATFHKGGRIAELVEAAQCRLLYLPPYSPDLNKIEKCWSWLKARIRHCIEQFDSLHDAMDSVLKAAS; from the coding sequence ATGCCAGCCCCCTATAGTTACGACCTCAGACAAAAAGTTATTGATGCCATTGAACTAGACGGTATGCCCAAAACAGAAGCCAGTCAAGTTTTCCATGTCAGCAGGAACACCATTAATCTCTGGCTGCAAAGAAAAGCACAGACCGGAGACTTCCTCCCTAAACCTCATCACCGACCTGGCAATAACCACAAAATTACCGACTGGCAGAAATTCAAGGCTTTTGCCCAAGAGCATGGCCACAAAACCTCCGCTCAAATGGCTGAACTTTGGGATGACGACATCTCTCCTCGCACCATATCCAGAGCCTTGAAGAAAATTGGCTTCACCAGAAAAAAAACTTACGGCTACCAAGAACGTTGGAAGCAACAGCGAGAGGAGTTTATGGCTCAGATTGAACAGATGGAGCCGGAAGAAGTGGTCTACCTCGATGAAGCCGGCATGAATAGTCAGGACTCGGATTACCCTTATGGTTACTGCGAGGAAGGAAAACGCTTCCATGCACTCAAATCAGGGAAGAGGCAGGGCAGGGTAAGTATGATAGCCGCATGGTGTCATCAACAACTCTTAGCTCCCTTTAGCTTTGAGGGTTGTTGTAATCGGACAGTGTTTGAGTTGTGGTTGGAGTTCATCTTAATTCCAACATTGAAGCCAGGTCAGACTCTAGTATTGGACAATGCAACGTTTCATAAAGGGGGGCGGATTGCTGAACTGGTGGAGGCAGCTCAATGCCGTTTACTCTATCTACCACCTTATTCGCCAGACCTCAACAAGATAGAGAAATGTTGGTCGTGGCTGAAAGCCCGTATTCGCCACTGCATTGAGCAGTTTGATTCTCTCCATGATGCCATGGATTCCGTTCTCAAAGCTGCGTCCTAA
- a CDS encoding IS630 family transposase, with amino-acid sequence MPAPYSYDLRQKVIDTIELDGMPKTEASQVFHVSRNTINLWLQRKAQTGDFLPKPNHPPGNNHKITDWQKFQAFAQEHGDQTSAPMAELWDDDISPRTISRALKKIGFTRKKTYGYQERWKQQREEFIAQIEQMEPEGLVYLDEAGMNSQDSDYPYGYCEEGKRFHALKSGKRQGRVSYMAPWCHQQLLAPFSFEGCCNRTVFELWLEFILIPTLKPGQTLVLDNATFHKGGRIAELVEAAQCRLLYLPPYSPDLNKIEKCWSWLKARIRHGIEQFDSLHDAMDSVLQSTS; translated from the coding sequence ATGCCAGCCCCCTATAGTTACGACCTCAGACAAAAAGTTATTGATACAATTGAACTAGACGGTATGCCCAAAACAGAAGCCAGTCAAGTTTTCCATGTCAGCCGGAACACCATTAATCTCTGGCTGCAAAGAAAAGCACAGACCGGAGACTTCCTCCCTAAACCTAATCACCCACCTGGCAATAACCACAAAATTACCGACTGGCAGAAATTCCAGGCTTTTGCCCAAGAGCATGGCGATCAAACCTCCGCTCCAATGGCTGAACTTTGGGATGACGACATCTCTCCTCGCACCATATCCAGAGCCTTGAAGAAAATTGGCTTCACCAGAAAAAAAACTTACGGCTACCAAGAACGTTGGAAGCAACAGCGAGAGGAGTTTATTGCTCAGATTGAACAGATGGAGCCGGAAGGGTTGGTTTACCTCGATGAAGCTGGCATGAATAGTCAAGACTCGGATTATCCTTATGGTTACTGCGAGGAAGGAAAACGCTTCCATGCCCTCAAATCAGGGAAGAGGCAGGGCAGGGTGAGCTATATGGCCCCATGGTGTCATCAACAACTCTTAGCCCCCTTTAGCTTTGAGGGTTGTTGTAATCGGACAGTGTTTGAGTTGTGGTTGGAGTTCATCTTAATTCCAACACTGAAGCCAGGTCAGACTCTAGTGCTAGACAATGCAACGTTTCATAAAGGGGGGCGGATTGCTGAACTGGTGGAGGCAGCTCAATGCCGTTTACTCTATCTTCCGCCTTATTCGCCAGACCTCAACAAGATAGAGAAATGTTGGTCGTGGCTGAAAGCCCGTATTCGCCACGGTATTGAGCAGTTTGATTCTCTCCATGATGCCATGGATTCCGTTCTCCAATCTACGTCCTAA
- a CDS encoding glutamate-5-semialdehyde dehydrogenase produces the protein MITDDFSSTPDPLNPSRRAYFASLELTQISGEDRGQAINRMADGLKQRKNDILEANTLDLEASREMGVSEVIGDWLKLTPVRLENAIKVLERLSTISDPIGRVVSAPYQIKQYKGYYQYIPLGVIALIYEAFPELGAIAAGFALKTANSLILQGSSEANSSNQIIAETLQSALEDARMPPGCLEFVPADPDHPIPDLVTEDRYINLIIPYGRPQLIQEVINKATVPILKTAMGNCYLYWSATASMDLVRWMITDSHKSEPDPVNAIEKVLIDPHQKNSSLVRLLNSLQEEGFQLRGDRDFIQNFPELTEAEPSEWYHPYLSKTIAFRFVENLENAIGMMNQCSSNHANCIATESYSESRIFAQNSNSALTFMNTSPQFSRHQNRGDALFLGVSNQKGYRRGLISLESLMTLKHIVQGNGRV, from the coding sequence ATGATCACTGATGATTTTTCTTCTACCCCAGATCCATTAAACCCTTCTCGTCGGGCATATTTTGCCAGTCTTGAATTGACACAGATATCAGGAGAAGATCGGGGTCAAGCAATAAACAGAATGGCTGATGGTCTCAAACAACGAAAAAATGACATTCTGGAAGCGAACACCCTTGACTTGGAAGCCAGCAGAGAAATGGGGGTTTCCGAAGTGATTGGAGATTGGTTAAAACTGACTCCAGTTCGCCTAGAAAACGCGATTAAGGTATTGGAAAGGTTAAGCACCATCTCCGATCCTATCGGTCGGGTGGTTAGCGCTCCTTACCAAATCAAACAGTATAAGGGCTATTATCAGTATATACCCCTGGGAGTCATTGCCCTCATTTACGAGGCTTTTCCTGAATTAGGGGCGATCGCCGCCGGTTTTGCTCTCAAAACTGCTAATAGTTTAATTCTCCAGGGAAGTAGTGAGGCTAACTCTTCCAATCAAATTATCGCCGAAACCCTACAATCAGCCCTAGAAGATGCGCGAATGCCGCCGGGATGTTTAGAATTTGTTCCCGCTGACCCTGATCATCCTATCCCCGATTTAGTCACCGAAGACAGATATATCAACCTGATTATACCATACGGGCGACCCCAATTAATCCAAGAAGTGATTAATAAAGCCACAGTTCCTATTCTGAAAACAGCCATGGGGAATTGTTATCTTTACTGGTCTGCTACCGCTAGTATGGATTTAGTCCGGTGGATGATTACGGATAGCCATAAAAGTGAACCCGACCCAGTAAATGCGATCGAAAAGGTCTTAATTGACCCTCATCAAAAAAACTCTTCCCTAGTGCGACTCTTAAATAGTTTGCAGGAAGAAGGTTTCCAATTACGAGGCGATCGCGATTTCATCCAAAACTTTCCCGAATTAACGGAAGCCGAACCCTCAGAATGGTATCATCCCTATTTGTCAAAAACCATAGCCTTCCGATTTGTGGAAAACCTCGAAAATGCGATCGGCATGATGAATCAGTGTAGCAGCAACCACGCCAATTGTATAGCGACCGAATCCTATAGCGAAAGTCGTATATTTGCCCAAAATTCCAATAGTGCGCTCACCTTCATGAACACATCCCCCCAATTTTCACGTCATCAAAACCGAGGGGATGCGTTGTTTTTAGGAGTGTCGAATCAGAAAGGATATCGACGGGGTTTAATTAGCCTAGAAAGCCTAATGACCCTGAAACATATTGTACAGGGTAATGGCAGAGTGTGA